The Carassius auratus strain Wakin chromosome 27, ASM336829v1, whole genome shotgun sequence genome includes a region encoding these proteins:
- the LOC113045092 gene encoding neuropilin-1a-like isoform X1: MYWRLLFVTLTGLSVARALTESLCGGKIPITSAGYVTSPGYPSGYLGNQQCSWLIQAPDPQQKILINFNPHFDLEGRECKYDFVQVFDGVDENAFSLGRFCGKIAPSPIISNGNSLLIKFTSDYESTGAGFSIRYEIHRTGTECSRNFTEPNGVIQTPGFPDKYPNNLECTFIIFAPKMAEIILDFQSFDMEPDTTAPAGAICRFDYLEIWDGYPTVGPHIGRYCGSRQPGRVISYTGILSLSIHTDNAITKEGFSANYSIQTSSEPHQGECMSPLGMESGEITEDRITASSQYNPSWSPLRSRLNFPENGWTPSDDSVREWIQVDLGFLRYVTAIGTQGAISKETQKAYYVKTYKISVSSNGEDWIFLKDKTKHMVFNGNQNPTDEVLARLPKPTLTRYLRIRPLSWLQGICMRFEVYGCKISDAPCSSMLGMVSGQISDSQITVWPSAERGWLPEQARLLTGRTGWVVAHQQQIVGKNQSLELDLGAQRIVSGLILQGGKYRDVNIFIKRFRVTYSTNGTDWSHILEENSNKVKVFMGNQNHDTPEVRTFDPVLMRFLRIYPERGSAEGMGLRLEVLGCDLQEPTTPLPLTTTMETTVATVTSAPGNIPTTTIIPTTVENCDDDGSCHSEAVTDYDTTETAVAEPFMEMEAVPAYIWFACDFGWTDIPSFCGWSQDGGEGAEWYINNKGKQTDHKLPHLDHKGKLHNYIYAASNTNTQIEIERETDTETDEELERKGRVARLVSLPVTAPDSDLCMSFWYHFSEKHTGTLNIKQKMERLEVAEDKREDNELLIRSVNGQMKSRWREGRVLIPSADTPFQVILEAHVDPTESGYISLDDIKILDEVNPEECKDPDNTPGDEDEVDEIVENCEGTDNTLWSFGRGSMLKSLDPILITIIVMSAVGVLLGAVCGVLFYCACAHTTNRNLSALENYNFELVDGVKLKKEKLSAQKSYSEA, encoded by the exons gtaTGATTTTGTCCAGGTGTTTGATGGTGTGGATGAGAACGCTTTCTCTCTCGGGAGGTTCTGCGGCAAAATCGCCCCATCTCCGATTATCTCTAATGGAAACTCCTTACTCATCAAATTCACCTCCGACTATGAAAGCACTGGAGCCGGATTCAGTATCCGCTATGAAATACACCGCACAG GCACTGAATGTTCCAGAAACTTCACTGAGCCAAATGGAGTGATTCAAACCCCTGGTTTCCCTGATAAGTATCCTAACAACCTGGAGTGCACCTTCATCATCTTTGCACCCAAGATGGCAGAGATCATTTTGGACTTCCAGAGCTTCGATATGGAACCGGACACAACCGCACCTGCGGGGGCCATCTGCAGATTTGACTATCTGGAGATATGGGATGGATATCCTACAG tggggCCTCATATCGGTCGATACTGTGGTTCCAGACAACCAGGTCGTGTGATCTCATACACCGGCATTCTCTCTCTCAGCATCCACACAGACAACGCTATCACCAAGGAAGGCTTTTCAGCCAATTACAGCATCCAAACCAGCTCAGAACCGCACCAAG gtgagtGTATGTCTCCTTTAGGGATGGAAAGTGGTGAGATCACAGAAGACAGGATAACTGCATCATCACAGTATAATCCCAGCTGGTCTCCTCTGCGCTCCAGGCTGAACTTCCCTGAAAATGGCTGGACGCCATCAGATGATTCTGTTCGGGAGTggatacag gTGGACTTGGGTTTCCTGCGGTATGTGACGGCCATAGGAACACAGGGTGCCATCTCAAAGGAAACGCAGAAAGCGTACTACGTCAAAACATACAAGATCAGTGTGAGCTCGAACGGAGAGGACTGGATTTTCCTGAAAGACAAAACCAAACATATG GTGTTCAATGGAAATCAAAATCCCACAGATGAGGTGCTTGCCAGGCTGCCCAAACCCACCCTGACCCGTTACCTACGTATTCGACCTCTGTCCTGGCTACAAGGCATCTGCATGCGTTTCGAGGTGTACGGATGTAAAATATCAG aCGCCCCATGCTCCAGTATGCTAGGGATGGTTTCGGGTCAGATTTCGGACTCTCAGATCACAGTGTGGCCGTCGGCAGAGAGGGGCTGGCTCCCAGAGCAGGCCCGGCTCCTAACCGGCCGAACAGGCTGGGTGGTTGCTCACCAGCAGCAGATTGTTGGAAAGAACCAGTCACTGGAGCTGGATCTGGGGGCCCAGCGGATCGTATCGGGTCTCATCCTTCAAGGAGGGAAATACAGAGACGTGAATATTTTCATCAAACGCTTCAGAGTTACATACAGCACAAATGGAACAGACTGGAGCCACATACTAGAGGAAAACAGCAACAAAGTGAAG GTGTTTATGGGTAATCAGAACCACGACACACCGGAAGTACGTACTTTTGATCCAGTGCTGATGCGTTTCCTGCGTATCTACCCTGAGCGTGGCTCTGCTGAAGGCATGGGGTTAAGGCTGGAGGTTTTAGGATGTGACCTGCAAG AGCCCACAACGCCTCTTCCCCTCACCACCACCATGGAAACTACAGTAGCTACCGTCACCAGCGCTCCAGGGAATATTCCAACAACCACCATTATTCCAACAACAGTGGAGAATTGCGATGATGATGGCAGCTGCCACAGCGAAGCAGTTACAGACTATGACACAACag AAACTGCAGTGGCAGAGCCATTTATGGAGATGGAAGCAGTACCTG CATATATTTGGTTTGCCTGTGACTTTGGCTGGACTGATATCCCCTCCTTCTGTGGATGGAGTCAAGATGGAGGTGAAGGAGCTGAATGGTATATCAATAACAAGGGCAAACAAACTGATCACAAACTGCCTCATCTGGACCACAAAG GGAAGCTTCACAACTACATTTACGCAGCTTCTAACACAAACACGCAGatagagattgagagagagacgGATACGGAGACAGATGAAGAGCTGGAGAGAAAAGGAAGGGTGGCAAGGCTGGTCAGTTTGCCGGTCACAGCCCCGGACTCGGACCTGTGCATGTCTTTCTGGTACCACTTCAGTGAGAAACACACGGGAACGCTGAACATCAAGCAGAAGATGGAGCGATTAGAAGTGGCGGAGGATAAGAGAGAGGACAATGAGCTTCTGATCCGCTCTGTGAACGGCCAGATGAAAAGCAGATGGAGGGAAGGAAGAGTTCTGATTCCCAGTGCGGACACTCCTTTTCAG GTGATCCTCGAGGCTCACGTGGATCCTACAGAGTCTGGTTACATCTCACTGGATGATATAAAGATTCTGGATGAAGTGAATCCTGAAGAATGCAAGG ACCCAGATAATACACCAGGTGATGAAGATGAAGTTGATGAGATTG taGAGAACTGTGAGGGGACTGACAACACCCTGTGGAGTTTTGGACGCGGCTCCATGCTGAAGAGTTTAGACCCCATCCTGATCACCATCATCGTGATGAGTGCCGTGGGAGTCCTGCTGGGTGCCGTGTGCGGCGTGCTGTTCTACTGCGCGTGCGCTCACACTACAAACAGAAACCTCTCCGCTCTGGAGAACTACAACTTTGAGCTGGTGGATGGAGtcaaactaaagaaagaaaaactcagCGCACAGAAATCTTACTCAGAGGCATGA
- the LOC113045092 gene encoding neuropilin-1a-like isoform X2 — MYWRLLFVTLTGLSVARALTESLCGGKIPITSAGYVTSPGYPSGYLGNQQCSWLIQAPDPQQKILINFNPHFDLEGRECKYDFVQVFDGVDENAFSLGRFCGKIAPSPIISNGNSLLIKFTSDYESTGAGFSIRYEIHRTGTECSRNFTEPNGVIQTPGFPDKYPNNLECTFIIFAPKMAEIILDFQSFDMEPDTTAPAGAICRFDYLEIWDGYPTVGPHIGRYCGSRQPGRVISYTGILSLSIHTDNAITKEGFSANYSIQTSSEPHQGECMSPLGMESGEITEDRITASSQYNPSWSPLRSRLNFPENGWTPSDDSVREWIQVDLGFLRYVTAIGTQGAISKETQKAYYVKTYKISVSSNGEDWIFLKDKTKHMVFNGNQNPTDEVLARLPKPTLTRYLRIRPLSWLQGICMRFEVYGCKISDAPCSSMLGMVSGQISDSQITVWPSAERGWLPEQARLLTGRTGWVVAHQQQIVGKNQSLELDLGAQRIVSGLILQGGKYRDVNIFIKRFRVTYSTNGTDWSHILEENSNKVKVFMGNQNHDTPEVRTFDPVLMRFLRIYPERGSAEGMGLRLEVLGCDLQEPTTPLPLTTTMETTVATVTSAPGNIPTTTIIPTTVENCDDDGSCHSEAVTDYDTTETAVAEPFMEMEAVPAYIWFACDFGWTDIPSFCGWSQDGGEGAEWYINNKGKQTDHKLPHLDHKGKLHNYIYAASNTNTQIEIERETDTETDEELERKGRVARLVSLPVTAPDSDLCMSFWYHFSEKHTGTLNIKQKMERLEVAEDKREDNELLIRSVNGQMKSRWREGRVLIPSADTPFQVILEAHVDPTESGYISLDDIKILDEVNPEECKDPDNTPGDEDEVDEIENCEGTDNTLWSFGRGSMLKSLDPILITIIVMSAVGVLLGAVCGVLFYCACAHTTNRNLSALENYNFELVDGVKLKKEKLSAQKSYSEA, encoded by the exons gtaTGATTTTGTCCAGGTGTTTGATGGTGTGGATGAGAACGCTTTCTCTCTCGGGAGGTTCTGCGGCAAAATCGCCCCATCTCCGATTATCTCTAATGGAAACTCCTTACTCATCAAATTCACCTCCGACTATGAAAGCACTGGAGCCGGATTCAGTATCCGCTATGAAATACACCGCACAG GCACTGAATGTTCCAGAAACTTCACTGAGCCAAATGGAGTGATTCAAACCCCTGGTTTCCCTGATAAGTATCCTAACAACCTGGAGTGCACCTTCATCATCTTTGCACCCAAGATGGCAGAGATCATTTTGGACTTCCAGAGCTTCGATATGGAACCGGACACAACCGCACCTGCGGGGGCCATCTGCAGATTTGACTATCTGGAGATATGGGATGGATATCCTACAG tggggCCTCATATCGGTCGATACTGTGGTTCCAGACAACCAGGTCGTGTGATCTCATACACCGGCATTCTCTCTCTCAGCATCCACACAGACAACGCTATCACCAAGGAAGGCTTTTCAGCCAATTACAGCATCCAAACCAGCTCAGAACCGCACCAAG gtgagtGTATGTCTCCTTTAGGGATGGAAAGTGGTGAGATCACAGAAGACAGGATAACTGCATCATCACAGTATAATCCCAGCTGGTCTCCTCTGCGCTCCAGGCTGAACTTCCCTGAAAATGGCTGGACGCCATCAGATGATTCTGTTCGGGAGTggatacag gTGGACTTGGGTTTCCTGCGGTATGTGACGGCCATAGGAACACAGGGTGCCATCTCAAAGGAAACGCAGAAAGCGTACTACGTCAAAACATACAAGATCAGTGTGAGCTCGAACGGAGAGGACTGGATTTTCCTGAAAGACAAAACCAAACATATG GTGTTCAATGGAAATCAAAATCCCACAGATGAGGTGCTTGCCAGGCTGCCCAAACCCACCCTGACCCGTTACCTACGTATTCGACCTCTGTCCTGGCTACAAGGCATCTGCATGCGTTTCGAGGTGTACGGATGTAAAATATCAG aCGCCCCATGCTCCAGTATGCTAGGGATGGTTTCGGGTCAGATTTCGGACTCTCAGATCACAGTGTGGCCGTCGGCAGAGAGGGGCTGGCTCCCAGAGCAGGCCCGGCTCCTAACCGGCCGAACAGGCTGGGTGGTTGCTCACCAGCAGCAGATTGTTGGAAAGAACCAGTCACTGGAGCTGGATCTGGGGGCCCAGCGGATCGTATCGGGTCTCATCCTTCAAGGAGGGAAATACAGAGACGTGAATATTTTCATCAAACGCTTCAGAGTTACATACAGCACAAATGGAACAGACTGGAGCCACATACTAGAGGAAAACAGCAACAAAGTGAAG GTGTTTATGGGTAATCAGAACCACGACACACCGGAAGTACGTACTTTTGATCCAGTGCTGATGCGTTTCCTGCGTATCTACCCTGAGCGTGGCTCTGCTGAAGGCATGGGGTTAAGGCTGGAGGTTTTAGGATGTGACCTGCAAG AGCCCACAACGCCTCTTCCCCTCACCACCACCATGGAAACTACAGTAGCTACCGTCACCAGCGCTCCAGGGAATATTCCAACAACCACCATTATTCCAACAACAGTGGAGAATTGCGATGATGATGGCAGCTGCCACAGCGAAGCAGTTACAGACTATGACACAACag AAACTGCAGTGGCAGAGCCATTTATGGAGATGGAAGCAGTACCTG CATATATTTGGTTTGCCTGTGACTTTGGCTGGACTGATATCCCCTCCTTCTGTGGATGGAGTCAAGATGGAGGTGAAGGAGCTGAATGGTATATCAATAACAAGGGCAAACAAACTGATCACAAACTGCCTCATCTGGACCACAAAG GGAAGCTTCACAACTACATTTACGCAGCTTCTAACACAAACACGCAGatagagattgagagagagacgGATACGGAGACAGATGAAGAGCTGGAGAGAAAAGGAAGGGTGGCAAGGCTGGTCAGTTTGCCGGTCACAGCCCCGGACTCGGACCTGTGCATGTCTTTCTGGTACCACTTCAGTGAGAAACACACGGGAACGCTGAACATCAAGCAGAAGATGGAGCGATTAGAAGTGGCGGAGGATAAGAGAGAGGACAATGAGCTTCTGATCCGCTCTGTGAACGGCCAGATGAAAAGCAGATGGAGGGAAGGAAGAGTTCTGATTCCCAGTGCGGACACTCCTTTTCAG GTGATCCTCGAGGCTCACGTGGATCCTACAGAGTCTGGTTACATCTCACTGGATGATATAAAGATTCTGGATGAAGTGAATCCTGAAGAATGCAAGG ACCCAGATAATACACCAGGTGATGAAGATGAAGTTGATGAGATTG AGAACTGTGAGGGGACTGACAACACCCTGTGGAGTTTTGGACGCGGCTCCATGCTGAAGAGTTTAGACCCCATCCTGATCACCATCATCGTGATGAGTGCCGTGGGAGTCCTGCTGGGTGCCGTGTGCGGCGTGCTGTTCTACTGCGCGTGCGCTCACACTACAAACAGAAACCTCTCCGCTCTGGAGAACTACAACTTTGAGCTGGTGGATGGAGtcaaactaaagaaagaaaaactcagCGCACAGAAATCTTACTCAGAGGCATGA
- the LOC113045094 gene encoding integrin beta-1 isoform X3: MDVRLLLISVLLGLSRAQLDGNECTKASAQSCGECIQVGEKCGWCTDENFLKQGEQKSTRCDEIEALIKKGCNMSSIENPRGTVTVSKNQSLTEHTNSTKDGAKLKPDQITQIQPQKLTLDLRSGEAQKFVLTFRRAEDYPIDLYYLMDLSYSMKDDLENVKNLGTKLMTEMQKITSDFRIGFGSFVEKTVMPYISTTPAKLLNPCTSDQNCTSPFSYKNVLSLTSDGSQFNTLVSKQQISGNLDSPEGGFDAIMQVAVCANQIGWRNVTRLLVFSTDAGFHFAGDGKLGGIVLPNDGKCHLQDNMYTMSHYYDYPSIAHLVQKLSENNIQTIFAVTKEFQPVYQELKNLIPKSAVGTLSSDSGNVINLIIDAYNSLSSEIILENSRLPEGVSISYISHCKNGVSQEGENGRKCSNIAIGDQVTFEVAVTAKGCPSNGKSETLKIKPLGFTEEVEIVLNFICECECHKEGIPNSPNCSDGNGTLECGACRCNEGRIGRVCECSKDEVRTEDLDANCRMDNGTDICSNNGDCVCGTCECKKRDNPEERYSGKFCECDNFNCDRSNNKLCGGHGRCECRKCICDANYTGSACDCSLDTSTCMASNKQICNGRGTCECGTCKCIDTKFQGQTCEICPTCPGVCTEHKDCVQCRAFGSGDKKDTCEKECTNFDLKMVKKKEELPQPNDQPYINHCKERDANDCWFFFTYATRNDSTVVVHVAEELECPSGPDIIPIVAGVVAGIVLIGLALLLIWKLLMIIHDRREFAKFEKEKMNAKWDAGENPIYKSAVTTVVNPKYEGK; the protein is encoded by the exons ATGGACGTGAGGCTGCTCCTGATTTCTGTTCTTCTGGGACTCAGCAGGGCTCAACTAG aTGGTAACGAATGCACCAAAGCCTCGGCCCAGTCCTGTGGAGAATGCATTCAGGTCGGAGAAAAGTGTGGCTGGTGTACAGACGAG AACTTTTTGAAGCAAGGCGAGCAGAAGTCCACGCGGTGTGATGAGATTGAAGCTCTGATTAAGAAGGGCTGTAATATGTCCAGTATAGAAAATCCTCGGGGAACTGTTACCGTCAGCAAGAACCAATCTTTAACAGAGCACACAAACAGCACTAAGGATGGAGCAAAACTAAAGCCAGACCAGATCACCCAGATTCAACCGCAGAAACTCACCCTAGACCTCCGATCAG GTGAAGCTCAGAAGTTTGTTCTGACATTCAGGAGGGCTGAGGATTATCCCATAGATCTCTACTACCTGATGGACCTCAGCTACTCAATGAAAGATGATTTAGAGAACGTCAAAAACCTGGGAACCAAACTGATGACTGAAATGCAAAAGATCACATCTGACTTCAGGATCG GCTTTGGCTCCTTTGTGGAAAAAACTGTCATGCCATACATCAGCACAACGCCAGCCAAGCTGCTAAACCCCTGCACATCAGACCAGAACTGCACAAGCCCGTTCAGCTATAAAAACGTGCTGAGTTTGACTTCCGATGGATCTCAGTTTAATACCCTTGTGAGCAAACAGCAGATCTCAGGAAACCTGGACTCACCAGAAGGAGGGTTCGACGCCATCATGCAAGTGGCTGTCTGTGCg AACCAAATTGGCTGGAGGAATGTGACCCGTCTGCTTGTGTTTTCCACGGATGCTGGATTCCACTTCGCTGGAGACGGAAAACTGGGCGGCATCGTGCTTCCTAATGATGGGAAATGCCATCTGCAGGATAACATGTACACTATGAGCCATTACTAT GACTATCCTTCGATCGCACATCTGGTTCAGAAATTAAGCGAAAACAACATTCAGACCATTTTTGCTGTAACTAAAGAGTTCCAGCCTGTTTACCAG GAGCTGAAAAACCTCATTCCAAAGTCAGCTGTGGGAACGCTGTCTTCCGACTCCGGCAATGTGATCAATCTCATTATTGATGCATATAAT TCTCTGTCTTCTGAGATCATTCTGGAGAACAGTAGGCTCCCCGAAGGTGTGTCCATTTCCTACATCTCCCACTGCAAGAATGGAGTGAGTCAAGAAGGAGAAAATGGGAGAAAGTGCTCCAACATCGCCATTGGGGATCAG GTGACGTTTGAGGTAGCGGTCACGGCTAAGGGCTGTCCATCTAATGGCAAATCAGAGACTTTAAAGATCAAGCCGCTGGGTTTCACTGAGGAGGTGGAGATCGTCCTCAACTTCATCTGTGAATGTGAGTGTCATAAAGAAGGAATCCCTAACAGTCCAAACTGTAGCGACGGCAATGGCACTCTGGAGTGTGGAGCATGCAG GTGCAATGAGGGACGTATTGGCAGGGTTTGTGAATGTAGTAAAGATGAGGTCAGAACAGAAGATCTGGATGCAAACTGCCGCATGGATAACGGCACGGACATCTGCAGCAACAATGGAGACTGCGTTTGTGGAACGTGCGAGTGCAAAAAAAGAGACAACCCAGAGGAGAGATACAGCGGAAAGTTCTGCGAGTGCGACAACTTCAACTGTGACCGCTCCAACAACAAGCTCTGCGGAG GTCACGGTCGTTGTGAATGCAGGAAGTGTATCTGTGACGCTAACTACACAGGAAGTGCTTGCGACTGCTCATTGGACACCTCAACCTGTATGGCCAGTAACAAACAGATCTGTAACGGTCGGGGCACCTGCGAGTGCGGCACGTGTAAATGTATAGACACAAAGTTTCAGGGTCAAACCTGTGAGATCTGCCCAACTTGTCCTGGAGTTTGCACTGAACACAA GGATTGTGTCCAGTGCCGAGCATTTGGTTCTGGTGATAAGAAAGACACATGTGAGAAAGAGTGTACTAACTTTGATCTTAAAATGGTGAAGAAGAAGGAGGAACTTCCTCAGCCCAACGACCAGCCCTACATCAATCACTGCAAAGAGCGTGATGCTAACGATTGTTGGTTCTTCTTCACCTACGCTACCAGGAATGACAGCACCGTTGTGGTCCATGTGGCAGAGGAGCTTG